One genomic region from Streptomyces sp. NBC_01304 encodes:
- a CDS encoding DedA family protein — translation MHVQEWLETVPAVSIYILVGVVIGVESLGIPLPGEIILISAALLASQNGEIDPFILGACATTGAIVGDSIGYAIGRKGGRPLLAWLGKKFPRHFSEAHIATAERSFQKWGMWAVFFGRFVALLRIFAGPLAGVLRMPYWKFAVANVFGGVLWAGGTTAVIYYIGVVAESWLKKFSWAGLALAVAIGLASMLYVKRRTKKAHSAARAAETLPPPVAAE, via the coding sequence TTGCACGTCCAGGAGTGGCTCGAGACCGTACCCGCGGTGAGCATCTACATCCTGGTGGGGGTGGTCATCGGAGTGGAAAGCCTCGGCATTCCGCTGCCGGGCGAGATCATCCTCATCAGCGCCGCGCTGCTGGCCTCGCAGAACGGCGAGATCGACCCGTTCATCCTGGGCGCCTGCGCCACCACGGGAGCCATCGTCGGCGACTCCATCGGCTATGCGATCGGCCGCAAGGGCGGCCGGCCGCTGCTCGCCTGGCTGGGCAAGAAGTTCCCCAGACACTTCAGCGAGGCGCACATCGCCACCGCTGAGCGGTCCTTCCAGAAGTGGGGCATGTGGGCCGTCTTCTTCGGCCGGTTCGTCGCCCTGCTGCGGATCTTCGCGGGCCCGCTCGCGGGCGTACTGCGCATGCCGTACTGGAAGTTCGCCGTCGCCAACGTCTTCGGCGGGGTGTTGTGGGCGGGCGGCACCACGGCCGTCATCTACTACATCGGGGTCGTCGCGGAGTCCTGGCTGAAGAAGTTCTCCTGGGCCGGACTCGCCCTCGCCGTGGCGATCGGCCTGGCCTCGATGCTGTACGTCAAGCGCCGCACGAAGAAGGCGCATTCGGCGGCGCGGGCGGCGGAAACGCTGCCGCCGCCCGTGGCCGCCGAGTAG
- a CDS encoding DUF4442 domain-containing protein produces the protein MSADQMSIGEMLAATVPMARTLNLEFAETTPERAVVRLPDQADYHNHVGGPHAGAMFTLGESASGAIVLAAFGEQLSRAVPLAVRADIAYKKLAMGPVTATATLGRPIADVVAELDAGERPEFPVAIAIQREDGAVTGEMTVVWTLRPNS, from the coding sequence ATGAGCGCTGACCAGATGTCCATCGGCGAGATGCTCGCCGCCACCGTGCCGATGGCCCGGACCCTGAACCTCGAGTTCGCCGAGACCACCCCCGAGCGTGCCGTCGTACGGCTGCCGGACCAGGCGGACTACCACAACCACGTCGGCGGACCGCACGCCGGCGCCATGTTCACCCTGGGCGAGTCCGCGAGCGGGGCGATCGTGCTCGCCGCCTTCGGGGAGCAGCTGTCGCGGGCCGTGCCGCTGGCCGTGCGCGCCGACATCGCGTACAAGAAGCTCGCCATGGGGCCGGTCACCGCCACCGCGACGCTCGGCCGCCCGATCGCCGATGTCGTCGCCGAGCTCGACGCGGGGGAGCGCCCCGAATTCCCCGTCGCCATCGCCATCCAGCGCGAGGACGGCGCCGTGACGGGTGAGATGACCGTCGTGTGGACCCTGCGTCCCAACAGCTGA
- a CDS encoding YbaK/EbsC family protein: MRAPLGNFDDARPAPDCLDLLTPPVAEAVRHWRGTVPAEQIVYVDTDPEIADTAVFVEHYGPELLDQSANCVVVAGKRGGETGLAACVVLSRTRVDVNGAVRRQLGARKASFAPMDLATGETGMEYGGITPIGLPAEWPLLVDAAVVDSPYVLIGSGRRRGKLIVPGKLFAELPGAVVLDGLGVAAG, from the coding sequence ATGCGCGCACCACTTGGGAACTTCGACGACGCCCGGCCCGCCCCCGACTGCCTCGACCTGCTGACCCCTCCGGTCGCCGAGGCGGTCCGCCACTGGCGCGGCACCGTACCCGCCGAGCAGATCGTGTACGTCGACACCGATCCGGAGATCGCCGACACGGCCGTCTTCGTCGAGCACTACGGCCCCGAACTGCTCGACCAGTCCGCGAACTGCGTGGTCGTCGCGGGCAAGCGCGGCGGCGAGACCGGCCTCGCCGCATGCGTGGTGCTCTCCCGCACCCGGGTCGACGTCAACGGTGCGGTACGTCGCCAACTCGGCGCCCGCAAGGCCTCGTTCGCCCCCATGGACCTCGCGACCGGCGAGACCGGCATGGAGTACGGCGGCATCACGCCGATCGGCCTGCCCGCCGAGTGGCCGCTGCTTGTGGACGCCGCGGTCGTGGACTCCCCGTACGTCCTGATCGGCAGCGGCCGGCGGCGCGGCAAGCTGATCGTGCCCGGCAAGCTCTTCGCGGAGCTTCCGGGAGCCGTCGTCCTCGACGGGCTCGGCGTCGCGGCCGGCTGA
- a CDS encoding gamma carbonic anhydrase family protein has protein sequence MAEQALIAGVGGKDPEVDGEAFCAPTSVVVGDVTLKPGASLWYHAVLRADCGPIVLGADSNIQDNCTVHVDPGYPVTIGERVSVGHNATVHGCTVEDDCLIGMGATILNGAVIGAGSLVAAQALVPQGMQVPPGSLVAGVPAKVRRPLTDEEREGIKLNALMYTELAKQHRAAHEG, from the coding sequence ATGGCAGAGCAGGCGTTGATCGCGGGGGTCGGCGGCAAGGACCCCGAGGTGGACGGGGAGGCGTTCTGCGCGCCCACCTCCGTCGTGGTCGGCGACGTGACGCTGAAGCCGGGTGCCAGCCTCTGGTACCACGCGGTCCTGCGCGCCGACTGCGGTCCGATCGTGCTCGGCGCCGACAGCAACATCCAGGACAACTGCACCGTGCACGTCGACCCCGGCTACCCGGTGACGATCGGCGAGCGCGTCTCGGTCGGCCACAACGCGACGGTGCACGGCTGCACGGTCGAGGACGACTGCCTGATCGGCATGGGTGCCACGATCCTCAACGGCGCGGTGATCGGCGCCGGTTCACTGGTCGCGGCCCAGGCCCTCGTCCCGCAGGGCATGCAGGTGCCGCCGGGCTCCCTGGTCGCCGGTGTGCCCGCCAAGGTGCGCAGGCCGCTGACCGACGAGGAGCGTGAGGGCATCAAGCTCAACGCGCTGATGTACACCGAGCTGGCCAAGCAGCACCGCGCCGCCCACGAGGGCTGA
- a CDS encoding helix-turn-helix domain-containing protein, whose product MSDLDQLTQSLARNLKRWRGERGFTLDALAARAGVSRGMIIQIEQARTNPSVGTTVKLADALGVSITTLLDYEQGSQVRLVPEEQAVRMWSTDAGSYTKLLVGTETRGPFELWDWRLMPGDGSQSDAHPAGTVELLHVTAGELTLSVDGVDHAVPAGTSATFEANVPHGYRNDGKDPVEMTMAVSIPPAR is encoded by the coding sequence GTGTCTGACCTCGATCAGCTCACGCAGTCGCTCGCGCGCAATCTGAAGCGCTGGCGCGGCGAACGCGGCTTCACCCTGGACGCGCTCGCGGCCCGTGCGGGCGTCAGCCGGGGAATGATCATCCAGATCGAGCAGGCGCGCACCAATCCCAGCGTGGGCACCACGGTCAAGCTCGCCGACGCGCTGGGCGTCAGCATCACCACGCTCCTCGACTACGAGCAGGGCTCCCAGGTCAGGCTGGTGCCCGAGGAGCAGGCCGTCCGGATGTGGTCCACGGACGCGGGCAGTTACACCAAGCTCCTGGTCGGCACCGAGACGCGAGGCCCCTTCGAGCTGTGGGACTGGCGCCTGATGCCGGGCGACGGCAGCCAGTCCGACGCCCACCCGGCGGGCACGGTCGAGCTGCTCCATGTCACCGCGGGCGAACTCACGCTGTCGGTGGACGGCGTGGACCACGCGGTGCCGGCCGGTACGTCCGCGACCTTCGAGGCGAACGTGCCGCACGGCTACCGCAACGACGGCAAGGACCCGGTCGAGATGACGATGGCCGTGTCCATCCCGCCCGCCCGCTGA
- a CDS encoding winged helix-turn-helix transcriptional regulator has product MKRTSLAHWPCSIARTMDLLGDWWTPLVLREAFYGVRRFDDFQHSLGLARNTLTVRLQRLVEEGLLERVPYQQRPERFEYVLTDKGRDFYPVLMALTAWGDRWLSGPQGPPVTLRHEECGHTTSAVVVCEHCGEPLKAGAVRGEMGPGFPERLAQRPDVRERFGARPDSA; this is encoded by the coding sequence GTGAAGCGAACTTCCCTTGCGCACTGGCCCTGTTCCATCGCCCGCACCATGGACCTGCTCGGCGACTGGTGGACTCCCCTGGTGCTGCGCGAGGCCTTCTACGGGGTGCGGCGCTTCGACGACTTCCAGCACTCGCTGGGCCTGGCCCGCAACACGCTGACGGTCCGGCTGCAGCGCCTGGTCGAGGAGGGACTGCTCGAGCGGGTGCCGTATCAGCAGCGGCCCGAGCGGTTCGAGTACGTCCTCACCGACAAGGGCCGGGACTTCTACCCCGTGCTGATGGCCCTCACGGCGTGGGGCGACCGCTGGCTGTCCGGTCCACAGGGGCCTCCGGTGACGCTGCGGCACGAGGAGTGCGGGCACACCACGAGTGCGGTGGTGGTGTGCGAGCACTGCGGAGAGCCGCTGAAGGCCGGTGCCGTACGCGGGGAAATGGGGCCGGGGTTCCCGGAGCGGCTGGCCCAACGCCCCGATGTGCGCGAGCGGTTCGGGGCGCGGCCGGACAGCGCCTGA
- a CDS encoding carboxylesterase/lipase family protein: MSGRIRSLISGTALRSWGRPATLAVATLLVAGAPAPAAAAGSASPPRQTVVATDAGLVRGAATAEGRQFLGIPYAQQPVGKSRWKAPRPAKDWHGVRDATGFGNRCVQTRSWDPGYEQPSHTEDCLDLNVYSPDGHGAVRRPVMVWLHGGGLVAGAGEDIVPDTFARRTGAVVVTVNYRLGAMGFLATAGLDGEAPDRVSGNYGFLDQQAALRWVRTNIGRFGGDPGRVTIAGESAGGGSVCTQLASPTARGLHRAGIIQSGAYGDCAAREQKQAVADGAAFAAKLGCPAPGGDAKASLACLRGKSAKEILDAQAGFRWAGVVGGDFLPEQPARAFARGAAAGVPVMNGANQDEGTLFAFGEYDAQGKPLTAQEYPAALARQFGPVQGGKALARYPLASYPSPSLAYGTAIGDHLMACPALRLDRTLAGRGKVYAYEFADRTSPPFASLRNMGTKFAFGATHVNEVQYLFKHFGLETPLNAEQRVLARQMVQYWGSFIQGGPPRAEGGPVMPDGPGGRVLSLRTASAGSSVISTSVHREHLCDLWDAADTV; the protein is encoded by the coding sequence ATGAGCGGTCGGATACGTTCCCTCATATCCGGTACGGCCCTACGTTCCTGGGGGCGCCCGGCGACGCTGGCGGTGGCCACGCTGCTCGTCGCCGGGGCCCCGGCCCCCGCGGCGGCCGCCGGTTCCGCGTCGCCGCCCCGCCAGACGGTCGTGGCGACCGACGCGGGCCTGGTCCGCGGCGCGGCGACCGCCGAGGGCCGACAGTTCCTCGGCATCCCCTACGCCCAGCAGCCCGTGGGGAAGTCGCGCTGGAAGGCGCCCCGCCCCGCGAAGGACTGGCACGGCGTACGGGACGCCACCGGGTTCGGCAACCGGTGCGTGCAGACCCGGAGTTGGGACCCCGGCTATGAACAGCCCAGCCACACCGAGGACTGCCTCGACCTGAACGTCTACAGCCCGGACGGGCACGGCGCCGTGCGGCGCCCGGTCATGGTGTGGCTGCACGGCGGCGGGCTCGTCGCGGGCGCCGGCGAGGACATCGTGCCGGACACCTTCGCGCGGCGGACCGGCGCGGTCGTGGTGACCGTCAACTACCGGCTCGGCGCGATGGGCTTCCTCGCCACCGCGGGCCTCGACGGCGAGGCGCCCGACCGGGTTTCCGGCAACTACGGCTTCCTCGACCAGCAGGCGGCGCTGCGCTGGGTGCGTACCAACATCGGCCGCTTCGGCGGCGACCCCGGGCGCGTGACCATCGCGGGCGAGTCCGCGGGTGGCGGCTCCGTCTGCACCCAGCTCGCCTCGCCCACCGCACGCGGCCTCCACCGGGCGGGCATCATCCAGAGCGGCGCGTACGGCGACTGCGCGGCCCGCGAGCAGAAGCAGGCAGTCGCCGACGGGGCCGCCTTCGCCGCGAAGCTGGGCTGCCCCGCGCCCGGCGGCGACGCGAAGGCCTCCCTGGCCTGCCTGCGCGGCAAGTCCGCGAAGGAGATCCTCGACGCACAGGCCGGATTCCGCTGGGCGGGCGTGGTCGGCGGCGACTTCCTGCCCGAGCAGCCGGCGCGGGCCTTCGCGCGCGGCGCGGCGGCCGGGGTACCGGTGATGAACGGGGCCAACCAGGACGAAGGCACTCTCTTCGCCTTCGGCGAGTACGACGCCCAGGGCAAGCCCCTCACCGCGCAGGAGTATCCGGCGGCGCTGGCCCGGCAGTTCGGGCCGGTCCAGGGCGGCAAGGCGCTGGCCCGCTATCCGCTGGCCTCGTATCCCTCGCCGAGCCTCGCGTACGGCACCGCCATCGGCGACCACTTGATGGCCTGCCCCGCGCTGCGCCTCGACCGCACCCTGGCCGGGCGCGGCAAGGTGTACGCCTATGAGTTCGCGGACCGTACCTCGCCGCCGTTCGCCTCGCTGCGGAACATGGGCACGAAGTTCGCCTTCGGCGCGACGCACGTGAACGAAGTGCAGTACCTCTTCAAGCACTTCGGCCTGGAGACTCCGCTCAACGCCGAGCAGCGGGTCCTGGCCCGGCAGATGGTGCAGTACTGGGGCTCCTTCATCCAGGGCGGACCGCCGCGCGCCGAGGGCGGGCCGGTCATGCCCGACGGACCCGGCGGACGCGTTCTGTCGCTGCGTACCGCCTCCGCCGGATCCAGCGTGATCAGCACCTCCGTGCACCGTGAGCACCTGTGCGACCTCTGGGACGCGGCCGACACCGTGTGA
- a CDS encoding acyltransferase, with amino-acid sequence MPKDRNTFSSLAARRDSLAAWRGRAVTRAVQAGWRWVQRAGAVTADRPGRLRFAAIGAGTKLAFPQGTVFGEPWIELGRHCIVAEQVTLTAGMMPDLDLGPEPILRIGNGVVLGRGSHVIADTTVTIGDDCYFGPYVYVTSTNHSYDDPHQPVGKQWPRMEPVEIGAGCWIGTNAVILPGARLGRNVVVAAGAVVRGEIPDHAVVAGAPARVVRTWDAEQGWQPPLRTPAPVPIPEGITPEELLALAELEDLDGSAAGQ; translated from the coding sequence GTGCCGAAGGACAGGAACACGTTCTCATCTCTGGCCGCGCGGCGGGATTCTCTGGCCGCCTGGCGCGGCCGTGCGGTCACGCGTGCCGTCCAGGCCGGCTGGCGCTGGGTGCAGCGGGCGGGTGCGGTGACGGCCGACCGCCCCGGCCGGCTGCGCTTCGCCGCGATCGGCGCGGGAACCAAGCTGGCCTTCCCGCAGGGCACCGTCTTCGGCGAGCCCTGGATCGAGCTGGGCCGGCACTGCATCGTGGCCGAACAGGTCACGCTGACCGCGGGGATGATGCCGGATCTGGACCTCGGGCCCGAGCCGATCCTGCGTATCGGCAACGGCGTGGTGCTGGGCCGCGGCAGCCATGTCATCGCCGATACGACGGTGACGATCGGGGACGACTGCTACTTCGGCCCCTATGTCTACGTGACGTCCACGAACCACAGTTACGACGATCCGCATCAGCCCGTCGGCAAGCAGTGGCCCCGCATGGAGCCGGTGGAGATCGGCGCGGGCTGCTGGATCGGGACGAACGCGGTGATCCTGCCGGGCGCCCGGCTCGGCCGCAATGTCGTGGTCGCGGCGGGCGCGGTGGTCCGCGGCGAGATCCCCGACCACGCGGTGGTGGCCGGGGCGCCCGCCCGGGTCGTGCGCACCTGGGACGCGGAACAGGGCTGGCAGCCGCCGCTGCGTACGCCGGCGCCGGTGCCGATCCCGGAAGGCATCACGCCCGAAGAGCTGCTCGCGCTGGCTGAGTTGGAGGACCTGGACGGGTCAGCGGCAGGCCAGTAG
- a CDS encoding DMT family transporter: protein MTAIFALATSLLWGLADFGGGLLTRRIPALTVVVVSQCVAVVVLGGVVVATGGWSEWGPQLWFAVAAGAVGPVAMLAFYKALALGPMGVVSPLGSVGVAVPVGVGLILGERPGLLQYGGIAVAVVGIVLAGGPQFRGAPVQRQAILLTLLAAFGFGAVMALIAEASTNLTGLFLALFIQRVTNVAAGGAALFVSVKRGASALPEEGGMKVIWAALPALAFVGLADVAANGTYSMAAQAGPVTVAAVLSSLYPVVTALAALGLLKERLKAVQAAGAGLALVGTVLLASG from the coding sequence ATGACAGCCATCTTCGCCCTGGCCACCAGTCTCCTTTGGGGGCTGGCCGACTTCGGCGGCGGGCTGCTGACGCGACGCATCCCGGCCCTCACGGTGGTCGTGGTCTCGCAGTGCGTCGCGGTCGTGGTGCTCGGCGGAGTCGTCGTGGCGACCGGCGGGTGGAGCGAGTGGGGACCGCAGTTGTGGTTCGCCGTTGCGGCCGGCGCGGTCGGTCCGGTGGCGATGCTCGCCTTCTACAAGGCCCTCGCACTCGGCCCGATGGGCGTCGTCTCGCCGCTCGGCTCGGTGGGTGTCGCGGTCCCCGTGGGCGTGGGGCTGATCCTGGGCGAGCGGCCCGGCCTGCTGCAGTACGGCGGCATCGCGGTGGCCGTGGTCGGCATCGTCCTCGCGGGCGGACCGCAGTTCCGCGGCGCCCCGGTGCAGCGCCAGGCCATCCTGCTCACGCTGCTCGCGGCATTCGGCTTCGGGGCGGTGATGGCGCTGATCGCCGAGGCGTCCACCAACCTGACCGGGCTCTTCCTCGCCCTGTTCATCCAGCGCGTGACCAACGTGGCGGCGGGCGGCGCGGCCCTGTTCGTCTCCGTGAAGCGGGGCGCGAGCGCCCTGCCCGAGGAGGGCGGCATGAAGGTGATCTGGGCCGCGCTGCCCGCACTCGCCTTCGTGGGCCTGGCCGATGTGGCGGCCAACGGCACCTACTCGATGGCCGCGCAGGCCGGTCCGGTCACCGTGGCCGCCGTGCTCTCCTCGCTCTACCCCGTGGTCACCGCACTGGCCGCGCTCGGCCTGCTGAAGGAGCGCCTGAAGGCGGTGCAGGCGGCGGGCGCGGGGCTCGCGCTGGTGGGCACGGTGCTGCTTGCGAGCGGCTGA
- a CDS encoding beta-glucosidase has protein sequence MSDPVSRRSALRLMGGAITVAAAATAGLSTPSHAAAHAHGQGPAAGRRVEALIARLSLVEKISLLHGAQDPQALGQAGYVPGVPRLNIPPMRLADGPAGVRVQEHATALPAPVLLASAFDPELARAYGQVIGREGRALGQDVLLSPMCNLIRTPYAGRNFETFSEDPLLTADLVSQEIRGIQGEGLIATVKHFAMNNQEQDRMSIDVRVGEQTMHETELRGFEAAIAAGAGSVMGAYNKVNGTFACESKPLLTDVLRDRWGFDGWVMTDWFAAHSTAQAIAAGLDMEMPDDSHFGPALQKAVEDGSVPQAHVDRSVRRILSVMDRFGLLDGSAPDRPSRNPEAGAAVALDIAKAGATLLRNERGALPLTGRAARSIAVIGPTGEVPFVSGGGSAHVIPDRAESPLQALRKRAGRGADVSYAVGEDLFGKPIPKGAFSPRGFDPEGHGVGKNETWTFDGTIDIGKEDEWTFVIHYSGERPEVLLDGAELFPKLPGYGEYFSGGLVSAAPDGLMVRRKTLELPAGKHTLKITAKGGGEGQIFRLRRVTGATRAADVAEAVADARAAHSVVLFAYEDATEGQDRTTVALPGHQEALIEAVTAANPRTTVVLNTSSATSMPWLDATAAVLQMYYPGQEGAAATAAVLFGDADPGGRLTQSFPSDDTGHPTAGNPGRYPGVDGREEYSEGIHVGYRWYAAEGVEPLFPFGHGLSYTTFAYADPTVHATRDGLAVGFTVRNTGHRTGIEVAQIYLAPSPELTLDQPESALAGYRRLKLRAGERRRVTVHVTRRSLSSWDAERHDWVLGTGRREVRIGSSSTDLRLTAQAKVGGRS, from the coding sequence ATGTCCGACCCCGTGTCCCGGAGATCCGCACTGCGTCTGATGGGCGGCGCCATCACGGTCGCCGCCGCGGCCACCGCAGGCCTGTCCACCCCCTCGCACGCGGCCGCGCACGCCCACGGCCAGGGCCCGGCGGCGGGCCGCCGTGTCGAGGCGCTCATCGCCAGGCTTTCCCTCGTCGAGAAGATCTCCCTGCTGCACGGCGCCCAGGACCCCCAGGCCCTCGGCCAGGCCGGCTACGTCCCCGGCGTCCCCCGCCTGAACATCCCGCCCATGCGCCTCGCCGACGGCCCGGCCGGCGTCCGCGTCCAGGAGCACGCCACCGCACTGCCCGCACCCGTCCTGCTCGCCTCCGCCTTCGACCCCGAGCTGGCCCGTGCGTACGGCCAGGTCATCGGCAGGGAAGGCCGGGCGCTCGGCCAGGACGTGCTGCTCTCGCCCATGTGCAACCTGATCCGCACCCCGTACGCCGGGCGGAATTTCGAGACCTTCAGCGAGGACCCGCTGCTCACCGCCGACCTGGTCTCCCAGGAGATCAGGGGCATCCAGGGCGAGGGGCTCATCGCGACGGTGAAGCACTTCGCGATGAACAATCAGGAGCAGGACCGCATGTCGATCGACGTGCGGGTCGGCGAGCAGACCATGCACGAGACCGAGCTACGCGGCTTCGAGGCCGCCATCGCCGCCGGGGCGGGCTCGGTCATGGGCGCGTACAACAAGGTCAACGGCACCTTCGCCTGCGAGAGCAAGCCGCTCCTCACGGACGTCCTGCGGGATCGCTGGGGCTTCGACGGCTGGGTCATGACCGACTGGTTCGCCGCGCACAGCACCGCGCAGGCGATCGCCGCGGGCCTCGACATGGAGATGCCCGACGACTCCCACTTCGGCCCGGCCCTGCAGAAGGCGGTGGAGGACGGCAGCGTCCCGCAGGCCCACGTCGACCGCTCGGTGCGCCGCATCCTGAGCGTCATGGACCGCTTCGGCCTGCTCGACGGCAGCGCCCCCGACCGTCCCTCCCGCAACCCCGAGGCGGGCGCCGCGGTCGCCCTCGACATCGCGAAGGCCGGCGCCACGCTGCTGCGCAACGAGCGCGGAGCCCTGCCGCTGACCGGCCGCGCCGCCCGCAGCATCGCCGTGATCGGCCCCACCGGCGAGGTCCCCTTCGTCAGCGGCGGCGGCAGCGCCCACGTCATCCCCGACCGCGCCGAGAGCCCGCTCCAGGCGCTGCGCAAGCGGGCGGGCCGCGGCGCCGACGTCTCGTACGCGGTCGGCGAGGACCTGTTCGGCAAGCCCATCCCCAAGGGCGCCTTCAGCCCCAGGGGCTTCGACCCCGAGGGCCACGGCGTAGGCAAGAACGAGACGTGGACCTTCGACGGCACGATCGACATCGGGAAGGAGGACGAGTGGACGTTCGTCATCCACTACTCCGGTGAGCGCCCCGAAGTGCTGCTCGACGGCGCGGAACTCTTCCCCAAACTGCCCGGATACGGCGAGTACTTCAGCGGCGGCCTGGTCAGCGCCGCACCCGACGGGCTCATGGTGCGCCGCAAGACACTGGAGCTGCCCGCCGGGAAGCACACGCTCAAGATCACCGCGAAGGGCGGCGGCGAGGGGCAGATCTTCCGCCTCCGTCGGGTCACCGGGGCCACCCGCGCCGCGGACGTCGCCGAGGCCGTGGCGGACGCCCGGGCCGCGCACAGCGTGGTGCTCTTCGCCTACGAGGACGCGACCGAGGGCCAGGACCGCACCACCGTCGCCCTGCCCGGCCACCAGGAGGCCCTGATCGAGGCGGTGACCGCGGCCAACCCCCGCACCACCGTCGTCCTCAACACCTCGTCCGCGACCTCGATGCCCTGGCTCGATGCGACCGCCGCGGTGCTGCAGATGTACTACCCCGGCCAGGAGGGCGCCGCCGCGACCGCCGCGGTGCTCTTCGGCGACGCCGATCCCGGGGGCCGCCTGACCCAGTCGTTCCCGTCCGACGACACCGGCCACCCGACGGCCGGCAACCCCGGGCGCTATCCCGGCGTCGACGGTCGCGAGGAGTACTCGGAGGGCATCCACGTCGGATACCGCTGGTACGCCGCCGAGGGCGTGGAGCCGCTGTTCCCGTTCGGACACGGCTTGTCCTACACGACGTTCGCGTACGCCGACCCGACGGTGCACGCCACCCGGGACGGGCTCGCGGTCGGCTTCACCGTGCGCAACACCGGGCACCGCACCGGCATCGAGGTCGCCCAGATCTATCTGGCACCGTCGCCCGAACTCACCCTCGATCAACCGGAGTCGGCCCTCGCCGGATACCGCAGGCTCAAGCTGCGGGCGGGGGAGCGGCGCCGGGTCACCGTGCATGTCACCAGGCGCTCGCTGTCCTCGTGGGACGCCGAGCGGCACGACTGGGTGCTCGGCACCGGGCGCCGCGAGGTGCGCATCGGCTCCTCGTCGACGGATCTGCGGCTGACGGCCCAGGCGAAGGTGGGTGGCCGGTCATGA